A window of Agelaius phoeniceus isolate bAgePho1 unplaced genomic scaffold, bAgePho1.hap1 Scaffold_371, whole genome shotgun sequence contains these coding sequences:
- the LOC143693177 gene encoding uncharacterized protein LOC143693177, translated as MAARPRRAFLWRFNCDDGIPVRLQGSASREIVSRARGALGAWPGQGAVSTSAASDATADAPYEWLAGRGGRAPGERAGRGELPAPVPRGTEPRQRRWRGEASVRPPARSRAARKGRPPGASASLSGPGGGGSARAGRAAARRWRSARRCFAAAGRELQEPPRASGAGRCRGHCAAAALGLAEAREPPSCSRLPRAAAAAAGGGGRAAAEAAPRRAQPCEQRALDIAGMTRLLSASVLVALPSTQTDGAASLSSKTQRWPGEWRAQGAPGRILLMAQGTQKIFFPSSPTETFSVQSPLSARSLEKLEKSPRDIFHPEIQKDVLVLEGQEGLVNFKFGVLYAKDGQLTGDEMFSHGQGRTLVSRSSDSALPEKIQRL; from the exons atgGCGGCGCGGCCCCGACGAGCTTTTCTGTGGCGTTTCAATTGCGATGATGGCATTCCGGTTCGCCTGCAGGGTTCGGCGTCGCGGGAAATCGTTTCTAGGGCTCGAG GGGCGCTGGGGGCGTGGCCGGGGCAGGGCGCCGTGTCGACGAG cgcggcgtctgacgcaacggccgacgcgccatatgaatggctggcgggccgaggcggccgcgcgccgggggagcgggctgggcgcggggagctcccggcgcctgtgccgcgcgggacggagccgcggcagcgacgctggaggggcgaagcctccgtccggccgcccgcacggagccgagcggcgcggaaggggcgtccgcccggcgcctcggcctcgctcagcggtcccggtggcgggggctcagctcgggcggggcgcgctgccgcccgccgatggcggagcgccaggcggtgctttgctgccgcgggccgggagctgcaggagccgccccgggcgagcggcgccgggcgctgccgcggtcactgtgcggcggctgccctcgggctggcggaggcgcgggagccgccgagctgcagccgtctccctcgggccgctgccgctgctgcgggcgggggcggacgagcggctgcggaggcggctccgcggcgggctcagccttgcgagcagagagcgctcgacatcgctggcatgacacggctgctgagtgcctcagtgctcgtggctcttccttccacgcaaacggatggagcggcatcgctgagcagtaaaacacagcgatggcccggagaatggcgagcgcaaggagcgccgggcaggatccttctgatggcacag ggtactcagaaaatatttttcccttcgagtcccactgaaacattctccgtgcaatctccgttaag tgccaggagtctggagaaactggagaagagcccaagagacatttttcatcctgagatacaaaag gatgtattggttcttgaagggcaagag ggattggtgaattttaaatttggagtcctctatgctaaggatggtcagcttacaggtgatgaaatgttcagtcatg ggcagggaaggactctcgtatcccggtcgtcagactcagcgctgcccgagaagatacagagactgtaa
- the LOC143693175 gene encoding uncharacterized protein LOC143693175, protein MQTAGGAVPAVAASDATADAPYEWLAGRGGRAPGERAGRGELPAPVPRGTEPRQRRWRGEASVRPPARSRAARKGRPPGASASLSGPGGGGSARAGRAAARRWRSARRCFAAAGRELQEPPRASGAGRCRGHCAAAALGLAEAREPPSCSRLPRAAAAAAGGGGRAAAEAAPRRAQPCEQRALDIAGMTRLLSASVLVALPSTQTDGAASLSSKTQRWPGEWRAQGAPGRILLMAQGTQKIFFPSSPTETFSVQSPLSARSLEKLEKSPRDIFHPEIQKDVLVLEGQEGLVNFKFGVLYAKDGQLTGDEMFSHGQGRTLVSRSSDSALPEKIQRL, encoded by the exons atgcagacggcagggggcgctgtgcccgCAGT cgcggcgtctgacgcaacggccgacgcgccatatgaatggctggcgggccgaggcggccgcgcgccgggggagcgggctgggcgcggggagctcccggcgcctgtgccgcgcgggacggagccgcggcagcgacgctggaggggcgaagcctccgtccggccgcccgcacggagccgagcggcgcggaaggggcgtccgcccggcgcctcggcctcgctcagcggtcccggtggcgggggctcagctcgggcggggcgcgctgccgcccgccgatggcggagcgccaggcggtgctttgctgccgcgggccgggagctgcaggagccgccccgggcgagcggcgccgggcgctgccgcggtcactgtgcggcggctgccctcgggctggcggaggcgcgggagccgccgagctgcagccgtctccctcgggccgctgccgctgctgcgggcgggggcggacgagcggctgcggaggcggctccgcggcgggctcagccttgcgagcagagagcgctcgacatcgctggcatgacacggctgctgagtgcctcagtgctcgtggctcttccttccacgcaaacggatggagcggcatcgctgagcagtaaaacacagcgatggcccggagaatggcgagcgcaaggagcgccgggcaggatccttctgatggcacag ggtactcagaaaatatttttcccttcgagtcccactgaaacattctccgtgcaatctccgttaag tgccaggagtctggagaaactggagaagagcccaagagacatttttcatcctgagatacaaaag gatgtattggttcttgaagggcaagag ggattggtgaattttaaatttggagtcctctatgctaaggatggtcagcttacaggtgatgaaatgttcagtcatg ggcagggaaggactctcgtatcccggtcgtcagactcagcgctgcccgagaagatacagagactgtaa